The genomic window ATACAAACATCAGTGCTCCATGCGAGTTTCCTGTTCTTTACGCATATCTGCCTTTTCTTCCATCATGGCCAGCCACGCCAGAAACGCGAGCAACACACCACAGGAAAGCGCGTTTACCACCGCCAGTTGCACATGTGCATAATCAAACACCCACGGTGATAAGACTAGACACACCGCCGTTAATTCTGTGCCCCATTCATCCAAGGGTTTTTGCGTAGATAGTCCCAGCACTGAAAACATGATGGCTACCGAACCCAATAACATGGCAGTGACACTCGCAGAAATTTCATTCAAAAAGCCAAGCGCAAAAGGCGATAGCACCAGCCAGCTTGCGATACCCAGTTCTAGAAAATCCTGCCAACCCGTTATCTTCCGGCCAAACATTTTCATGATGCACCTCCGTGCGAATTCACAACTGTGCTTACGCTAGTCCTTT from Gammaproteobacteria bacterium includes these protein-coding regions:
- a CDS encoding SPW repeat protein gives rise to the protein MKMFGRKITGWQDFLELGIASWLVLSPFALGFLNEISASVTAMLLGSVAIMFSVLGLSTQKPLDEWGTELTAVCLVLSPWVFDYAHVQLAVVNALSCGVLLAFLAWLAMMEEKADMRKEQETRMEH